In Hyphomicrobiales bacterium, a single window of DNA contains:
- the nthB gene encoding nitrile hydratase subunit beta → MIGAQDLGGRDGFGPINPEKNEPLFHAAWERRVLGFTVAMGAGGAWTGDQNRHKREQLPQDFYWSANYYDIWLTALTQNLTERGMVTERDLAAGHAVDPPKPPPRVLKGDAVAATLNRGFPYMREAKAPAVFGAGDAVRTIRNETPGHTRLPAYAMERNGVVVAVRGVHVYPDSNGMGQGEDPRWLYTVKFTAQELWGEPSPDSVCLDLWEPYLVRA, encoded by the coding sequence ATGATCGGCGCCCAGGATCTCGGCGGCCGCGATGGCTTCGGCCCCATCAATCCGGAAAAGAACGAGCCGCTCTTTCATGCGGCCTGGGAGCGCCGTGTGCTGGGCTTCACCGTCGCCATGGGGGCAGGCGGGGCCTGGACAGGAGACCAGAACCGCCACAAGCGCGAGCAGCTGCCGCAGGACTTCTATTGGTCCGCCAACTACTACGACATCTGGCTGACGGCGCTCACCCAGAACCTGACGGAGCGCGGCATGGTGACGGAGCGCGACCTGGCCGCAGGCCACGCGGTCGATCCGCCCAAGCCGCCGCCACGCGTCCTGAAGGGCGATGCCGTGGCAGCAACGCTGAACCGCGGCTTTCCCTACATGCGCGAGGCGAAAGCGCCCGCCGTCTTCGGCGCCGGTGATGCCGTCCGGACCATCCGCAACGAAACGCCGGGACACACGCGCCTTCCGGCCTATGCCATGGAAAGAAACGGAGTGGTCGTCGCCGTGCGCGGCGTCCACGTCTATCCGGATTCAAACGGCATGGGGCAGGGCGAAGACCCGCGCTGGCTCTACACCGTGAAGTTCACGGCGCAGGAACTCTGGGGAGAACCATCGCCGGATTCCGTCTGTCTTGATCTTTGGGAGCCCTATCTTGTCCGCGCCTGA
- a CDS encoding nitrile hydratase accessory protein — MPSVLIFGSPILSAPERQPETPFAAPWEAQVFALTVKLHERGVFTWSEWTHVLGAELHAMPERPYYESWLAALEKIVQGYGVMSEPERLARIAAWDRAAKATPHGQPIRLENGAGADGPSFDFSPV; from the coding sequence ATTCCGTCTGTCTTGATCTTTGGGAGCCCTATCTTGTCCGCGCCTGAGCGCCAGCCCGAGACGCCCTTCGCCGCACCGTGGGAGGCGCAGGTCTTTGCCTTGACGGTGAAGCTGCACGAACGCGGGGTCTTCACGTGGAGCGAGTGGACGCATGTGCTCGGTGCCGAACTCCACGCCATGCCGGAGCGGCCGTATTATGAGTCATGGCTCGCCGCACTGGAGAAGATCGTCCAGGGCTACGGAGTGATGAGCGAACCTGAACGCCTGGCCCGCATTGCCGCTTGGGACAGGGCCGCGAAGGCAACGCCCCACGGCCAGCCCATACGTCTGGAAAACGGGGCAGGCGCGGACGGCCCGTCCTTTGACTTTTCGCCAGTTTGA
- a CDS encoding acyl-CoA carboxylase subunit beta — translation MHEILEKLEARRANARAGGGQKRTDAQHARGKLTARERIELLLDQNSFEEFDIYVEHRATEFGMAETRIPGDGVVTGWGTVNGRVVYVFAKDFTVFGGSLSETHARKITKLQDMALRNRAPIIGLFDAGGARIQEGVDALAGYGEVFQRNVLSSGVIPQISVIMGPCAGGDVYSPAMTDFIFMVRDTSYMFVTGPDVVKTVTNETVTAEELGGASVHTTRSSIADRAFDNDVEALLQMRRLIDFLPSSNTADLPELPQLDSAEELVPSLDTLIPANPNQPYDMKELILKTVDEGDFFEIQEAHARNIITGFARIKGRTVGIVANQPMVLAGVLDSDAGRKSARFVRFCDCFNIPVISFVDVPGFLPGTAQEYGGLIKHGAKLLFAYAEATVPKITVITRKAYGGAYVVMASKHLRGDINYAWPTAEIAVMGSKGAAEIIYRAELGDKEKIAARVKDYEDRFANPFVAAERGFLDDVIMPHSTRRRVARALDMLKGKKLDNPWKKHDNIPL, via the coding sequence ATGCATGAGATCCTTGAAAAGCTGGAGGCGCGCCGTGCCAATGCCCGCGCCGGCGGCGGACAGAAGCGGACTGACGCCCAGCACGCCCGCGGCAAGCTGACGGCCCGCGAGCGCATCGAACTGCTCCTCGACCAGAACTCGTTCGAGGAGTTCGACATCTACGTCGAACATCGCGCCACCGAATTCGGCATGGCGGAAACACGCATTCCGGGCGACGGCGTGGTGACGGGATGGGGCACGGTGAACGGTCGCGTCGTCTACGTATTCGCCAAGGACTTCACCGTCTTCGGGGGCTCGCTCTCGGAAACCCATGCCCGCAAGATTACCAAACTGCAGGACATGGCACTGCGCAACCGAGCACCCATCATCGGCCTGTTCGACGCCGGTGGCGCGCGCATCCAGGAAGGGGTGGACGCGCTTGCAGGTTATGGCGAGGTTTTCCAGCGCAACGTGCTATCCTCCGGCGTCATTCCGCAGATCTCCGTCATCATGGGGCCGTGCGCAGGCGGCGATGTGTATTCCCCCGCGATGACCGACTTCATCTTCATGGTCCGCGATACGAGCTACATGTTCGTGACCGGCCCCGACGTGGTGAAGACCGTGACCAACGAAACGGTGACGGCGGAAGAACTGGGCGGCGCCTCGGTCCACACCACAAGGTCATCGATTGCCGACCGCGCCTTCGACAACGACGTGGAAGCGCTGTTGCAGATGCGCCGCCTCATCGATTTCCTGCCCTCATCCAACACGGCAGACTTGCCGGAATTGCCGCAGCTGGACAGCGCAGAGGAATTGGTGCCGAGCCTCGACACGCTCATTCCGGCCAATCCCAACCAGCCCTATGACATGAAGGAGCTGATCCTCAAGACGGTGGACGAGGGTGACTTCTTCGAGATCCAGGAAGCCCATGCCCGCAACATCATCACCGGATTTGCGCGCATCAAGGGCCGTACAGTGGGGATCGTTGCGAACCAGCCCATGGTGCTGGCGGGCGTGCTGGATTCGGATGCAGGCCGTAAGAGCGCACGCTTCGTGCGCTTCTGCGATTGCTTCAACATCCCGGTCATCAGCTTCGTGGACGTGCCGGGTTTTCTGCCGGGCACGGCACAGGAATATGGCGGCCTGATCAAGCACGGCGCCAAGCTGCTCTTCGCCTACGCCGAAGCAACTGTGCCGAAGATCACCGTCATCACCCGCAAGGCCTATGGGGGAGCCTACGTCGTGATGGCCTCCAAGCACCTGCGTGGCGACATCAACTATGCCTGGCCCACAGCCGAAATCGCCGTCATGGGCTCCAAGGGCGCCGCGGAAATCATCTACCGCGCTGAACTGGGCGACAAGGAAAAGATCGCCGCCCGCGTCAAGGACTACGAAGACCGGTTCGCCAATCCCTTCGTGGCGGCGGAGCGGGGCTTCCTCGACGATGTGATCATGCCCCATTCCACCCGCCGGCGGGTGGCCCGGGCATTGGACATGCTGAAGGGCAAGAAACTCGACAACCCCTGGAAGAAGCACGACAACATTCCGCTGTGA
- a CDS encoding outer membrane protein transport protein, translated as MTRTRAFKAFMASGIAAVAMATSALAGGFAVREQSVEYQGMSFAGNAAGGGGLSGMFWNPAVLGEFEGFQTDSNYTLIAPYAKITGTDVLGTGSSGNMGNLALVPASYMSYQLTDDLVAGLSLNSPFGLGNKTDFAWVGQTFNRKSQVKTYNGQLALAYNVSPDITIGGGVIMEYMTADLRSAGGVAPTSSSVVVQGDDIGFGFSGGVVWRPMDGTQLGFGFRSAVKHTLKGEDSLRGTNPAVPGFDPISADVTLPESATLSIRQDISDETRLLASAEWTNWSRLKQLDIVCSGGGTNLALCGLRPPGAVLKSLEFGWHDGYFFSAGLEHDLSDTLTIRGGLAYEISPVQAPDERSLRVPDSDRLWLSAGASLQITEKMKANLAYTHIFFKEGDIDRTESAIHFVGKSNAHMDILSAGMSVDF; from the coding sequence ATGACTCGCACACGCGCTTTCAAAGCATTTATGGCTTCCGGCATCGCCGCCGTCGCCATGGCAACCTCGGCACTGGCCGGTGGGTTTGCCGTCCGTGAACAATCGGTCGAATACCAGGGCATGTCTTTCGCCGGCAACGCGGCGGGCGGAGGCGGGCTCTCCGGCATGTTCTGGAACCCCGCCGTGCTGGGCGAATTCGAAGGCTTCCAGACCGACTCGAACTACACGCTGATCGCTCCCTATGCGAAGATCACGGGAACGGACGTGCTCGGCACCGGATCCAGCGGCAACATGGGCAACCTCGCGCTCGTGCCGGCAAGCTACATGAGCTACCAGCTGACCGATGATCTGGTCGCCGGCCTTTCCTTGAATTCGCCGTTCGGCCTTGGCAACAAGACGGACTTTGCCTGGGTTGGCCAGACCTTCAATCGCAAGTCCCAGGTCAAGACCTACAACGGACAATTGGCACTGGCCTACAACGTTTCGCCCGACATCACCATCGGTGGCGGCGTCATCATGGAATACATGACCGCGGACCTGCGGTCGGCGGGCGGTGTCGCGCCAACCAGTTCCAGTGTTGTGGTGCAGGGTGACGATATCGGCTTCGGTTTCAGTGGTGGTGTTGTTTGGCGCCCGATGGACGGCACACAACTTGGCTTTGGTTTCCGCTCTGCCGTGAAACACACGCTCAAGGGCGAGGATTCCCTGCGTGGCACAAACCCCGCCGTTCCGGGCTTCGATCCCATCTCCGCCGATGTCACGCTGCCGGAAAGCGCGACCCTCAGCATCCGTCAGGACATTTCGGATGAGACGCGCCTCCTGGCCTCTGCGGAGTGGACCAACTGGAGCAGGTTGAAGCAGTTGGATATCGTCTGCAGTGGTGGCGGCACCAATCTGGCGCTGTGCGGGTTGCGTCCGCCGGGAGCGGTCCTCAAGTCTCTCGAATTCGGCTGGCATGACGGATATTTCTTCTCCGCCGGTCTGGAGCATGATCTCTCCGACACACTCACGATCCGGGGCGGCCTGGCTTACGAAATTTCCCCTGTCCAGGCCCCCGACGAGCGCTCATTGCGCGTACCGGACTCGGATCGCCTGTGGCTGAGCGCCGGTGCGAGCCTGCAGATCACCGAGAAGATGAAGGCCAACCTTGCCTACACTCACATCTTCTTCAAGGAGGGTGACATCGACCGCACGGAATCCGCCATTCATTTCGTCGGCAAGTCCAACGCGCACATGGATATCCTCAGCGCCGGCATGTCCGTCGATTTCTGA
- the rimO gene encoding 30S ribosomal protein S12 methylthiotransferase RimO: MTLTVPKVGLVQLGCPKNLVDSERILTQLRAEGYVIAPGYDDADVVIVNTCGFLDSAKAESLSAIGEALAENGRVIVTGCYGIEDEAIRKAHPSVLAITGPHQYEQVVKAVHEALPPVHDPKMDLVPPQGLHLTPKHYAYLKISEGCNNRCTFCIIPSIRGDLVSRPAAAVLYEAERLVKAGVKELLVISQDTSAYGVDLKYTPSKYRGREVRAKFYDLAKELGDLGAWVRMHYVYPYPHVDDVIPLMAEGKILPYLDIPFQHASPTVLKAMRRPANQEKVLDRIAAWRKVCPDLAIRSTFIVGFPGETDQDFEQLLQWMKEARIERAGCFQYEPVSGATANDLGLPQVPDEVKAERFARFMETQQAISEDVFRSKIGREINVLVDEIDADNEEAVARSPWDAPEIDGNVFIPGATDLKPGDMVKVKIVDAEEYDLIGERI, encoded by the coding sequence ATGACCCTGACCGTGCCGAAAGTGGGCCTTGTCCAATTGGGCTGCCCGAAGAACCTCGTGGACAGCGAGCGCATCCTCACCCAGCTCCGGGCCGAGGGCTATGTGATCGCGCCCGGCTATGACGATGCCGACGTGGTGATCGTCAACACCTGCGGATTCCTCGATTCGGCCAAGGCGGAGAGCCTCTCGGCCATCGGCGAGGCGCTGGCGGAGAATGGCCGTGTCATCGTGACGGGATGCTATGGCATCGAGGATGAAGCGATCCGCAAGGCGCATCCTTCCGTGCTGGCGATCACGGGTCCCCACCAGTACGAACAGGTGGTGAAGGCCGTGCATGAGGCGCTGCCGCCGGTACACGACCCGAAGATGGATCTGGTGCCGCCGCAGGGCCTGCACCTCACGCCGAAGCACTACGCCTATCTCAAGATTTCCGAAGGCTGCAACAACCGCTGCACCTTCTGCATCATCCCCTCGATCCGTGGCGATCTGGTTTCGCGCCCGGCGGCTGCGGTGCTGTATGAGGCGGAGCGGCTGGTGAAAGCCGGGGTGAAAGAATTGTTGGTCATCTCGCAGGACACGTCTGCCTATGGCGTTGACCTCAAATACACACCGTCGAAATACCGTGGCCGCGAGGTGCGGGCGAAGTTCTACGATCTGGCGAAGGAACTGGGCGATCTCGGTGCCTGGGTACGCATGCACTACGTCTATCCCTACCCGCATGTGGACGATGTCATTCCGCTGATGGCGGAGGGGAAGATCCTTCCCTATCTCGACATTCCCTTCCAGCATGCCTCACCCACGGTACTGAAGGCGATGCGCCGCCCGGCAAACCAGGAAAAGGTGCTGGACCGGATTGCGGCGTGGCGGAAGGTCTGTCCGGACCTTGCCATCCGCTCGACCTTCATCGTCGGCTTTCCCGGCGAAACGGATCAGGACTTCGAGCAGCTTCTCCAGTGGATGAAGGAAGCGCGGATCGAACGCGCGGGTTGCTTCCAATATGAGCCCGTGTCTGGCGCGACCGCCAATGATCTGGGCCTGCCGCAGGTGCCGGATGAGGTGAAGGCAGAACGGTTTGCGCGCTTCATGGAGACCCAGCAGGCCATTTCGGAAGATGTATTCCGCTCCAAAATCGGTCGTGAAATCAATGTCTTGGTTGATGAAATTGACGCTGATAATGAAGAAGCTGTGGCCCGCTCGCCGTGGGATGCGCCGGAAATCGACGGCAATGTCTTCATCCCCGGCGCGACGGACCTCAAGCCCGGCGATATGGTGAAAGTGAAGATTGTCGACGCCGAGGAATACGATTTGATCGGCGAGCGGATTTAG
- a CDS encoding acetyl/propionyl/methylcrotonyl-CoA carboxylase subunit alpha — MFKKILIANRGEIACRVIKTARKMGIAMVAVYSDADARALHVEMADERVNIGPAPAAQSYLVIEKIIEACRKTGAEAVHPGYGFLSERSAFAKALKEAGIVFIGPNPHAIDAMGDKIESKKAAAAAGVSTVPGYMGIIESDVEAVKIARDIGYPVMIKASAGGGGKGMRIAHSDAEVRDGFARAKSEAKSSFGDDRVFVEKFITNPRHIEIQVLGDKHGNVIYLGERECSIQRRNQKVIEEAPSPLLDDKTRKSMGEQAVALAKAVGYDSAGTVEFVAGQDRSFFFLEMNTRLQVEHPVTELVTGIDLVEQMIRVAAGEKLAIRQADVKLNGWAVESRVYAEDPYRNFLPSTGRLVRYQPPAEKSENGITVRNDTGVFEGGEISIWYDPMIAKLCTHAPTRAGAIAAMSTALDEFVIEGIQHNIPFVAAIMEHPVWQSGKLSTGFIAENYPDGFKGAALSPGSSAKLAHVAALLDHIENARKRHISGQMTGREVKFDHSRHVRLGSEWHLIELDAAMEAEARACDWVPGQSIAHVQAGGETLSVQVKRVLNGYRLTWRGMSVNAHVFSGREAELARLMPEKKPADTSKKLLCPMPGLVVSIAVAEGQDVKAGDPLAIVEAMKMENILRAERDVTVRKLNAKKGDSLQVDAVIMEFA; from the coding sequence GTGTTCAAGAAAATACTCATCGCCAACCGTGGCGAAATCGCCTGCCGCGTCATCAAGACGGCGCGCAAGATGGGCATCGCGATGGTTGCTGTCTATTCCGACGCGGATGCCCGCGCCCTCCACGTCGAGATGGCGGATGAGCGCGTGAACATCGGGCCAGCACCGGCGGCCCAGTCCTATCTCGTCATCGAAAAGATCATCGAGGCCTGCCGCAAGACGGGCGCAGAAGCCGTGCACCCCGGCTACGGCTTTCTGTCGGAACGCTCGGCCTTCGCCAAGGCGCTGAAGGAAGCGGGCATCGTCTTCATCGGCCCCAACCCCCACGCCATCGACGCCATGGGCGACAAGATTGAATCCAAGAAGGCCGCCGCGGCCGCCGGTGTTTCAACCGTTCCCGGCTACATGGGTATCATCGAGAGCGATGTCGAAGCGGTGAAGATCGCCAGGGACATCGGTTATCCCGTCATGATCAAGGCGTCGGCCGGCGGTGGCGGAAAGGGCATGCGCATCGCCCACAGCGACGCCGAGGTGCGCGATGGTTTTGCCCGCGCCAAGTCGGAAGCCAAGTCGTCCTTCGGCGACGACCGCGTGTTCGTGGAGAAATTCATCACAAATCCGCGCCACATTGAGATCCAAGTGCTGGGCGACAAGCACGGCAACGTGATCTACCTGGGCGAACGTGAATGCTCGATCCAGCGCCGGAACCAGAAGGTGATCGAGGAGGCCCCGTCGCCACTGCTGGATGACAAGACCCGCAAGTCCATGGGCGAACAGGCCGTGGCCCTCGCCAAGGCGGTGGGTTACGACAGCGCCGGCACGGTGGAATTCGTGGCGGGCCAGGACCGCTCGTTCTTCTTCCTCGAGATGAACACGCGCCTGCAGGTCGAACATCCCGTGACGGAACTCGTCACCGGCATCGACCTCGTGGAGCAGATGATCCGGGTTGCTGCTGGCGAGAAACTGGCAATCAGGCAGGCGGACGTGAAGCTGAATGGCTGGGCCGTCGAATCGCGCGTCTACGCCGAAGACCCGTACCGCAATTTCCTTCCTTCCACGGGCCGTCTGGTGCGCTACCAGCCCCCGGCGGAGAAGAGCGAGAACGGCATCACTGTGCGCAACGACACCGGCGTGTTCGAGGGCGGCGAGATTTCAATCTGGTACGACCCGATGATCGCCAAGCTCTGCACCCATGCGCCGACCCGTGCCGGCGCAATCGCCGCCATGAGCACGGCGCTGGATGAATTTGTGATCGAGGGTATCCAGCACAACATTCCCTTCGTCGCCGCCATCATGGAACATCCGGTCTGGCAATCCGGGAAGCTGTCCACAGGTTTCATCGCCGAGAATTACCCCGATGGTTTCAAGGGTGCTGCCCTCTCGCCGGGAAGTTCCGCCAAGCTGGCGCATGTGGCGGCGCTGCTTGATCACATCGAAAACGCCCGCAAGCGCCATATCTCCGGGCAGATGACTGGCCGCGAAGTGAAGTTCGATCACAGCCGCCATGTGCGTCTCGGATCGGAGTGGCACCTGATCGAACTGGATGCGGCGATGGAAGCTGAAGCGCGGGCCTGCGATTGGGTGCCCGGCCAAAGCATCGCCCACGTGCAGGCCGGAGGCGAAACCCTCTCCGTGCAAGTGAAGCGCGTGCTCAACGGCTACCGCCTCACCTGGCGCGGCATGTCCGTGAATGCCCACGTGTTCTCTGGACGCGAGGCTGAACTCGCGCGCCTCATGCCGGAGAAGAAGCCCGCCGATACCTCGAAGAAGTTGCTCTGCCCGATGCCGGGGCTTGTCGTATCGATTGCGGTGGCGGAAGGGCAGGACGTCAAGGCGGGCGATCCGCTGGCCATCGTGGAAGCGATGAAGATGGAGAACATCCTGCGTGCCGAGCGCGATGTCACCGTCCGCAAGCTGAATGCCAAAAAGGGCGACAGTCTTCAGGTGGACGCCGTCATCATGGAATTTGCCTGA
- a CDS encoding DoxX family protein has product MNGILPVSWSGYTHAALRIMTGLLFLAHGTAKLLGWPAVDMFKDGVPLLSLFGIGGLLEIVGGLMIVVGFFTRTVAFVLSGMMAVAYFMFHAPSSVYPIINQGELAIIYSFVFLWLATAGSGPWSVDASRKAA; this is encoded by the coding sequence ATGAACGGTATCCTTCCTGTTTCCTGGTCTGGCTACACTCATGCGGCGCTGCGCATCATGACTGGCCTCCTGTTCCTCGCCCACGGCACGGCCAAGCTCCTGGGCTGGCCTGCTGTCGACATGTTCAAGGATGGCGTGCCCCTGCTCTCGCTGTTCGGCATCGGCGGCCTCCTCGAAATCGTCGGCGGCCTGATGATCGTCGTCGGCTTCTTCACGCGCACCGTGGCCTTCGTGCTCTCGGGCATGATGGCGGTGGCCTACTTCATGTTCCACGCCCCGTCGTCGGTTTATCCGATCATCAACCAGGGCGAACTCGCCATCATCTACAGCTTCGTGTTCCTGTGGCTCGCCACAGCCGGATCCGGCCCGTGGAGCGTGGATGCCAGCCGCAAGGCTGCCTGA
- a CDS encoding phytanoyl-CoA dioxygenase family protein: protein MKISAKDIEFYRENGAVVIRGLFSREELSLLERGIARNMAEPSPLSIVASRPEDPGYFIEDFCNWQRIPEYRDFLMQSPAAAAAGQLMGCKTLRLYHDHLLVKEPKTVAKTPWHQDQPYYNIDGFDNISMWLPVDPVAADATLRFVAGSHRQGWLMPRTFMNNEAKWFPEGSLREIPDIEGNPDTYTVLGWALEPGDAVFFHMLSLHGAGGVAGGNRRRVVSFRFMGDDTTFAPRPWRTSPPFQGLEKELAPGAAMDHPLFPVLWTNRD, encoded by the coding sequence ATGAAGATTTCCGCCAAAGACATTGAATTCTATCGGGAAAATGGCGCTGTCGTGATCCGGGGCCTGTTCAGCCGCGAGGAATTGTCGCTGCTGGAACGCGGAATTGCCCGCAATATGGCCGAGCCAAGTCCGCTCTCCATCGTGGCCTCGCGCCCCGAAGACCCCGGCTATTTCATCGAGGATTTCTGCAACTGGCAGCGCATTCCCGAATATCGCGACTTCCTCATGCAATCGCCCGCCGCAGCGGCCGCTGGTCAGCTGATGGGCTGCAAGACCTTGCGCCTCTATCACGACCACCTCTTGGTGAAGGAACCCAAGACTGTCGCCAAGACACCTTGGCATCAGGATCAGCCCTACTACAATATCGACGGTTTCGACAATATTTCCATGTGGTTGCCAGTCGACCCCGTGGCCGCTGACGCGACCCTCAGATTTGTGGCCGGGTCCCACCGCCAAGGCTGGCTGATGCCGCGCACCTTCATGAACAATGAAGCCAAATGGTTTCCCGAAGGATCATTGCGGGAAATTCCCGACATTGAAGGCAATCCCGACACTTACACGGTACTGGGCTGGGCGCTGGAACCGGGGGATGCCGTGTTTTTCCACATGCTCTCGCTCCACGGGGCAGGCGGAGTCGCTGGCGGCAACAGGCGGCGCGTCGTCTCGTTCCGCTTCATGGGCGACGACACCACGTTTGCACCGCGTCCCTGGCGCACATCGCCGCCGTTTCAGGGCCTGGAGAAGGAGTTGGCCCCGGGTGCGGCCATGGATCATCCGCTCTTTCCGGTCCTTTGGACAAACCGAGACTGA
- the clpS gene encoding ATP-dependent Clp protease adapter ClpS yields the protein MARLPAKPGDREDAGVLTRTKAKTKKPSLYKVLLLNDDYTPMEFVVHVLEQFFGKTREDAYRIMLHVHQKGVGVCGVYTFEVAETKVTQVMDYAKQNGHPLQCTMEKE from the coding sequence ATGGCCCGACTCCCTGCAAAACCCGGCGATCGTGAAGACGCCGGAGTCCTGACCCGCACCAAGGCGAAGACAAAAAAGCCTTCGCTTTACAAGGTGCTTCTCCTCAATGACGACTACACGCCGATGGAGTTCGTCGTGCATGTGCTGGAGCAGTTCTTCGGCAAGACGCGCGAGGACGCCTATCGCATCATGCTGCACGTGCACCAGAAGGGTGTGGGCGTATGTGGTGTGTACACCTTTGAAGTTGCCGAGACCAAGGTGACGCAGGTGATGGACTACGCCAAGCAGAATGGACATCCACTGCAATGTACGATGGAAAAAGAGTGA